One stretch of bacterium DNA includes these proteins:
- the lpxA gene encoding acyl-ACP--UDP-N-acetylglucosamine O-acyltransferase, with protein MSSIHSTAIIHPETEMAEDVCVGPYSVIGPGVRIDSGTEIAPHVVIEGPTIIGKNCRFFPFASIGQIPQDLKFHGERSELIIGDDNVFREFVTFHRGTQGGGKKTIVGHNNFFMAYTHVAHDCTIGSHVIMANAATLAGHVTVEDYSLVGAFSGIHQFCRVGEYGFVGGYSVITKDVLPYSKTVGNRAHCYGMNSIGLRRRGFNDQKLSVIKHAFRLLLQSKLNTRQALERISEEVPQIEEITYLLDFIRSSTRGIIK; from the coding sequence ATGTCTTCGATTCATTCCACAGCGATCATTCATCCGGAGACGGAAATGGCGGAGGACGTTTGCGTCGGTCCCTATTCCGTAATCGGACCTGGCGTACGAATCGACAGCGGAACGGAAATTGCGCCGCACGTCGTGATTGAGGGTCCTACCATCATTGGCAAGAATTGCCGTTTTTTTCCGTTTGCTTCCATCGGCCAAATTCCACAGGACTTGAAATTTCACGGGGAACGAAGCGAATTGATTATCGGAGATGACAACGTTTTCCGGGAATTTGTCACTTTCCACCGTGGAACTCAAGGAGGTGGAAAGAAAACGATCGTAGGACACAACAATTTTTTTATGGCCTACACACATGTCGCTCACGATTGCACTATAGGAAGCCATGTAATCATGGCAAATGCAGCGACACTGGCGGGGCATGTAACGGTAGAGGACTACTCCCTTGTCGGCGCATTTTCCGGCATTCATCAATTCTGCCGTGTAGGAGAGTACGGTTTTGTGGGTGGTTACTCCGTGATTACAAAAGATGTTCTACCTTATTCGAAGACCGTAGGGAACAGAGCGCATTGCTACGGGATGAACTCCATTGGCCTCCGGAGACGGGGTTTTAACGATCAAAAACTCAGCGTTATCAAGCATGCCTTCCGCCTTCTGCTCCAATCGAAATTGAATACCAGGCAGGCTCTGGAAAGGATTTCTGAAGAAGTGCCGCAGATAGAGGAAATCACCTATCTTCTGGATTTCATTCGCTCTTCCACCCGCGGAATTATCAAGTAA
- the fabZ gene encoding 3-hydroxyacyl-ACP dehydratase FabZ, producing the protein MALDINAILKALPHRYPFLLVDRVLEFEKEKRIIGIKNVTYNEPFFAGHFPGRPIMPGVLIIEAMAQLGGVLLLQDHELKEKGLVYLVGIDNAKFRKTVIPGDQLRLVVDVLRYKHTICKMRGEAFVNETLVAEAEFLTSIVVQNS; encoded by the coding sequence ATGGCACTGGACATCAATGCTATCTTGAAGGCGTTGCCCCACCGCTATCCTTTCCTGCTGGTGGATCGCGTTCTTGAATTTGAGAAAGAAAAAAGAATTATCGGAATCAAGAACGTGACGTACAACGAACCTTTTTTTGCGGGCCATTTCCCCGGACGTCCGATTATGCCCGGGGTTTTGATTATTGAAGCGATGGCTCAACTGGGTGGGGTCCTTTTGCTTCAGGATCACGAACTGAAAGAAAAGGGACTTGTCTATCTGGTTGGGATCGACAACGCAAAATTCCGCAAGACCGTAATTCCCGGCGATCAATTGCGGCTGGTGGTGGATGTGCTGCGCTACAAACACACAATTTGCAAGATGCGCGGGGAAGCGTTTGTCAATGAAACGCTGGTAGCAGAAGCGGAATTTCTAACTTCCATCGTTGTTCAGAACTCCTAG
- a CDS encoding OmpH family outer membrane protein, with translation MERNSSMKWLMFPLLVLFALPVFAQTAGIAVIDPQRVVQGSEMGKKALAEIKTLKDKKQAEIDRQQTSIQTMRDKLEKQRDILSVEAREKLNGDIQKAITELRRYSEDSENEIQRELGKAIKGIEEKVLPIIQKMGEERGYSVIIQRDQLVYFSAKNDITDEVIKLFNDAIAKGAVPKK, from the coding sequence ATGGAGAGAAATAGTTCTATGAAATGGCTGATGTTTCCTTTATTGGTTTTGTTTGCGCTACCGGTATTTGCTCAAACGGCGGGGATTGCTGTCATTGATCCTCAAAGGGTAGTGCAGGGTTCGGAAATGGGGAAAAAGGCGCTGGCTGAAATCAAAACGCTAAAAGACAAGAAACAAGCGGAGATCGACAGGCAGCAGACCAGTATTCAGACGATGCGCGACAAACTGGAAAAACAGCGCGACATTCTGAGTGTAGAAGCCCGGGAAAAACTTAATGGCGATATCCAAAAAGCAATTACCGAATTGAGACGTTACTCCGAGGATTCAGAAAATGAAATCCAACGAGAGCTGGGAAAAGCGATCAAAGGTATCGAAGAAAAAGTGCTTCCGATCATCCAGAAAATGGGTGAAGAAAGGGGTTATTCCGTGATCATTCAACGGGATCAGCTGGTCTACTTCAGCGCGAAGAATGACATCACGGATGAAGTGATCAAGTTGTTCAATGATGCTATAGCAAAGGGTGCCGTGCCTAAGAAGTAA
- the bamA gene encoding outer membrane protein assembly factor BamA, protein MKYILSLVAFFLLLSAAFGQDNNTVSSVRIEGNQRIATETYLYYISVKAGDPYDEGAVQSDFRRLWQTGFLDDLKVETETTPKGIEVIFKVKERPLVKTIEYTGNKKVSTDDIQTKLKDENINIRTDQPLDSYIAQRVVNSINKLMTEKGLQFGSASYKTEPIGDSYTKLVFVVDEGPNVKIGDIEFDGNKVFSDGKLKGRMKDTKEHWMFSWITKKDDFEKEKFEKDMERVEELYFNHGYINARIDEPKIELDPKNKERMKLTIPVREGRQYKVGNIEFTGNTVFDSQKLLPKIPLQQGKVFNRSLLKEGVDEIQKLYGDEGYIYVSIGPVFDVKKDKDIVDLKMEVQENGQFYVNRMEFTGNDYTRDKVIRREMLIQEGELLRVSKFRESIDRIYRLGFFEDLKPNITPVSDKTNQADIAVEVKENKRNEIRLGGGYSELDGFFGDVVFSTKNLFGSGKIFTLSLQSGTRTKNYAVQVLEPYFLDRRIALGFSVFRSRYDYFNYLKDTIGGNVSFGFHIVGDLRGAVSYGYQTVDIDLPGEITIPPADESLFPGAELLQSDRIESRVIPQILRNTINNPIDPSRGTRFVFSNEIVGGPFGGDVSYYKPSAAFTMYLPGLTKKHHTDINVEGGYATGFNSEELPFYERYYLGGEQSIRGYDVRTVSPIRIEPLSQRLFLVGGNKYFLINAEYVMPLAGPLKIAAFVDYGNAFDNDHNISLKDMRGSTGFEVRFTAPFLSAPFRFIWAYNFNYDDLLILPPGSRPERTTFRFSVGTTF, encoded by the coding sequence ATGAAATACATTCTATCTCTCGTTGCGTTTTTCCTTTTACTGTCCGCTGCTTTTGGTCAGGACAACAACACAGTCTCTTCCGTTCGTATTGAAGGCAATCAGCGGATTGCGACTGAAACTTACCTTTACTACATTTCCGTGAAAGCGGGTGACCCATATGATGAGGGCGCCGTTCAGAGCGACTTTCGGCGGCTCTGGCAGACCGGTTTTCTGGATGACCTGAAAGTCGAGACAGAAACGACGCCGAAGGGTATCGAAGTTATTTTCAAAGTTAAGGAACGACCGCTGGTGAAAACGATTGAATACACCGGCAACAAGAAGGTCTCTACTGACGATATTCAAACCAAGCTGAAGGATGAAAATATCAATATTCGAACCGATCAACCGCTCGATTCTTATATCGCTCAAAGAGTTGTGAATTCGATCAATAAACTGATGACCGAAAAGGGGTTGCAATTCGGGTCGGCCAGCTACAAGACCGAGCCCATCGGTGATTCGTACACAAAACTGGTTTTTGTTGTGGATGAAGGCCCGAATGTGAAAATCGGGGATATTGAATTCGATGGAAATAAGGTTTTTTCGGATGGAAAACTGAAAGGACGGATGAAAGATACCAAAGAACACTGGATGTTTTCCTGGATCACCAAGAAGGACGATTTTGAGAAAGAAAAATTCGAAAAGGACATGGAGCGAGTTGAAGAGCTTTACTTCAACCATGGGTACATCAACGCGCGCATCGATGAACCGAAGATTGAGCTGGATCCTAAAAACAAAGAACGGATGAAGCTCACCATTCCTGTACGCGAAGGCCGCCAGTACAAAGTTGGTAACATTGAATTTACGGGGAACACAGTTTTTGATTCCCAAAAGTTGTTGCCGAAGATTCCGCTGCAACAAGGGAAGGTTTTTAATCGAAGCTTGCTCAAAGAGGGAGTAGACGAGATCCAGAAGCTTTACGGAGACGAAGGCTATATTTACGTTTCGATCGGTCCGGTTTTTGATGTGAAGAAGGACAAGGACATTGTGGATCTAAAGATGGAGGTTCAAGAGAACGGCCAGTTTTACGTGAACCGTATGGAGTTTACGGGCAATGATTACACGCGTGACAAGGTCATTCGCAGGGAAATGTTGATTCAGGAAGGAGAACTGCTCCGGGTTTCGAAATTTCGCGAGAGCATTGATCGAATCTACCGGCTCGGCTTTTTTGAAGACCTGAAGCCGAACATCACTCCTGTTTCGGATAAAACGAACCAGGCGGATATCGCTGTAGAAGTTAAAGAAAATAAGAGAAATGAGATTCGGCTGGGCGGTGGATACAGTGAGCTCGATGGGTTCTTTGGTGACGTCGTTTTTTCAACTAAAAACCTTTTCGGCAGCGGAAAGATTTTTACCTTGAGCTTGCAAAGCGGAACCCGCACTAAAAACTATGCGGTGCAAGTGCTGGAGCCATACTTTCTGGATCGTCGAATCGCTCTTGGATTCAGCGTATTCCGCAGCCGTTATGATTATTTCAATTACCTGAAAGACACGATTGGCGGAAATGTTTCCTTTGGGTTCCATATCGTCGGCGATCTTAGAGGCGCCGTGTCGTACGGTTATCAAACGGTCGATATTGATCTGCCTGGTGAAATCACCATACCGCCAGCCGATGAAAGTCTGTTTCCGGGTGCGGAATTACTGCAGAGCGACCGCATCGAAAGCCGCGTTATTCCGCAGATTCTGCGCAATACAATCAACAATCCGATTGATCCAAGCCGCGGAACCCGTTTCGTTTTTTCAAATGAAATCGTCGGTGGACCGTTTGGTGGGGACGTAAGCTACTATAAGCCTTCTGCAGCCTTCACCATGTACTTGCCCGGTTTAACCAAAAAACATCACACCGATATTAATGTGGAAGGGGGTTATGCCACTGGATTTAATAGTGAAGAGCTTCCATTTTATGAAAGATATTATCTCGGGGGAGAACAAAGCATTCGTGGTTATGACGTTCGGACAGTTTCTCCCATCAGGATCGAGCCGCTATCGCAGCGTCTTTTCCTGGTCGGCGGAAACAAGTACTTTCTGATCAATGCAGAGTACGTGATGCCGCTTGCCGGTCCTTTAAAAATTGCGGCATTTGTGGATTATGGAAATGCTTTTGATAACGACCACAACATCTCCTTGAAGGACATGCGCGGAAGCACCGGTTTCGAGGTCCGATTTACGGCTCCTTTCTTGAGCGCCCCTTTCCGGTTTATCTGGGCATATAACTTTAACTATGACGATCTGCTGATACTACCCCCAGGCAGCCGGCCGGAAAGGACGACATTTCGATTCTCCGTCGGAACGACATTCTAG
- a CDS encoding ATP-dependent Clp protease ATP-binding subunit has protein sequence MFEHYTERAIRVIQFARYEATQLGSRTIETEHLLLGLIREGNGITSRIFNRCKITFEEIRKEIESRIILKEKISSTIEPPPSPDVDKVLTFAAEEAEHLNHKYIGTEHILLGILRLENCVAAEILRQKGMKLTVIRSEISNILNEKTSGKVKEAPTLYEFCRDLTDAAARHMLDPLIGREPELDRMVQVLCRRAKNNPLLVGEPGVGKTALVEGLAQRIVDGEVPYHLTDKRVLALDISLVVAGTKYRGQFEERMKAILKELAESPEIIVFIDEIHTLVGAGSAEGSLDAANILKPALSRREIQCIGATTPSEFRKHIEKDRSLERRFQPIRISPPSEDDSIQILSGLKEIYEKFHSVKYTDDAIRASVFLSSRYLTERFLPDKAIDLMDEAGSKVKLTGSPQPSEISDIKKKIKTIVDRMETAIQKKEFEKAAFYRDEEMLQRENLFMLKEKLNATQAHTSIVTKENITEVISKWTGIPLSSLNEAESEKLLHIEDELRKWIIAQSPAIDAVSRAIRRSRIGLKNPNKPIGSFLLLGPTGVGKTELARSLARHLFGSEKALVRFDMSEFMEKHSVSKLIGSPPGYVGYEDGGQLTELVKRNPYSIVLLDEIEKAHYSIFNILLQVLEDGHLTDSFGNHIDFKNTIIIMTSNIGARMIEKKGRMGFRAPDAIQEYEDIREEVLQEVRKIFNPEFINRLDEIIVFHPLSDDDLLKIIQMMIDQINADQKEERPQIRLSDAAMAWLLERACKDKRYGARPLRRAIQRYVEDPIANLLIRSGNTKTQNIEVDMQDEKLIFNPS, from the coding sequence ATGTTTGAGCATTATACAGAAAGGGCGATCAGGGTCATTCAATTTGCTCGTTACGAAGCCACGCAACTGGGGAGCCGCACGATCGAAACCGAGCATCTTCTCCTTGGTCTAATTCGCGAAGGAAATGGGATCACCAGCCGAATTTTCAATCGATGCAAGATCACGTTTGAAGAGATTCGAAAAGAAATTGAATCGCGGATTATTTTAAAGGAGAAAATCTCCTCCACCATTGAACCTCCTCCCAGTCCGGATGTGGACAAAGTGCTGACGTTTGCCGCTGAAGAAGCGGAGCATCTGAATCACAAATACATTGGAACGGAGCATATTCTTCTGGGCATCCTGCGCCTGGAAAACTGCGTAGCTGCTGAGATTTTGCGTCAAAAAGGAATGAAGCTCACGGTCATTCGTTCAGAAATTTCAAACATTTTGAACGAAAAGACATCAGGGAAAGTGAAGGAAGCGCCGACACTTTATGAATTCTGCAGGGATCTCACGGATGCGGCGGCGCGGCATATGCTGGATCCTTTGATCGGACGCGAACCGGAGCTGGATCGGATGGTGCAGGTCCTTTGCCGGCGCGCGAAAAACAATCCTTTGCTGGTAGGAGAGCCCGGTGTTGGGAAGACGGCTCTGGTGGAAGGTCTGGCCCAAAGAATTGTGGATGGCGAAGTGCCCTACCATCTCACCGATAAGCGTGTACTTGCGCTGGATATCTCTCTTGTTGTTGCCGGAACGAAATACCGTGGACAATTTGAGGAACGCATGAAGGCGATTCTCAAAGAGCTTGCGGAATCTCCCGAAATCATTGTCTTCATCGATGAGATTCACACACTGGTTGGTGCAGGATCAGCGGAAGGATCGCTGGATGCCGCAAATATTTTGAAACCAGCCCTGTCGCGACGCGAGATTCAGTGCATCGGCGCTACGACTCCGTCAGAATTCCGCAAACACATTGAAAAAGACCGCTCTCTGGAAAGGCGATTTCAGCCGATACGGATCAGTCCTCCTTCGGAAGATGACAGCATACAAATACTTTCCGGTCTGAAGGAAATCTACGAGAAATTTCACAGTGTAAAATACACGGACGACGCCATTCGCGCCTCGGTGTTTTTGTCTTCGCGTTATCTCACCGAAAGATTTCTGCCTGATAAAGCCATCGATTTGATGGATGAAGCAGGGTCAAAGGTGAAACTCACCGGTTCCCCGCAACCGAGCGAAATCTCTGACATCAAGAAGAAGATCAAAACAATCGTGGACCGGATGGAAACAGCGATTCAGAAAAAGGAGTTTGAGAAAGCCGCATTTTATCGCGATGAAGAAATGTTGCAGCGAGAAAATCTTTTTATGTTGAAAGAAAAGCTGAACGCGACGCAGGCTCATACTAGCATTGTTACGAAAGAAAACATCACGGAAGTCATTTCGAAATGGACAGGGATTCCTCTTAGCTCCTTGAACGAAGCCGAATCAGAAAAGCTGCTCCATATTGAGGATGAGCTTCGGAAATGGATCATTGCTCAAAGTCCCGCGATTGACGCAGTTTCTCGGGCGATCCGCCGGTCCCGCATTGGTCTGAAGAATCCAAATAAGCCAATCGGTTCCTTCCTGTTGTTGGGACCTACCGGCGTCGGTAAAACTGAATTGGCGCGGTCACTGGCCAGGCATTTATTTGGCAGCGAAAAGGCTTTAGTCCGCTTTGATATGTCTGAATTTATGGAGAAACATTCGGTTTCCAAGTTGATCGGTTCCCCTCCGGGCTATGTGGGTTATGAAGACGGAGGGCAACTAACAGAGCTCGTAAAAAGGAATCCATACTCCATTGTGTTGCTGGATGAAATTGAAAAAGCTCATTACAGTATCTTCAATATTCTGCTTCAAGTGCTGGAGGACGGTCACTTGACGGATTCATTCGGGAACCACATAGATTTCAAGAACACGATAATCATTATGACTTCCAATATCGGAGCCCGGATGATTGAAAAAAAGGGGCGCATGGGGTTCCGGGCGCCGGATGCCATCCAGGAATATGAGGACATTCGTGAAGAAGTGCTGCAGGAAGTTCGAAAGATCTTCAACCCGGAGTTCATCAACCGTTTAGATGAAATTATTGTTTTCCATCCGCTGTCAGATGATGACTTGCTGAAAATCATACAAATGATGATTGATCAAATCAATGCAGATCAGAAGGAGGAGCGGCCACAGATCCGGTTGTCGGATGCCGCTATGGCCTGGTTGTTGGAACGGGCTTGCAAAGACAAACGATACGGCGCTCGCCCGTTGAGACGCGCTATCCAACGCTACGTTGAAGATCCCATCGCAAATCTGCTTATTCGCAGCGGAAACACGAAGACTCAGAACATTGAAGTGGACATGCAGGATGAAAAACTGATCTTTAATCCATCCTGA
- a CDS encoding ABC transporter ATP-binding protein — MSKNFVLLNALQIHKTYQSASKQIDVLKGLDFEVYTGKMIAIMGASGVGKSTLLHLLGGLDRPDSGEILFEGRDILQYSPVQLAHFRNQKVGFVFQMHHLLPEFDTLENTMMPYLLKRYDRAEAAVRAKKILAEVGLSDRLDHRPGQLSGGEQQRVAVARALIQDPVLILADEPTGNLDENTAASIFQLFRDLHGRRQLAFVIATHNPDLAAVCDETFILHEGKLQKKI, encoded by the coding sequence ATGAGTAAGAATTTTGTTTTGTTGAACGCTTTGCAGATCCATAAAACCTATCAATCTGCTTCGAAACAAATCGACGTTTTGAAGGGTCTGGATTTTGAAGTCTATACCGGGAAAATGATAGCCATCATGGGCGCATCCGGCGTTGGAAAGAGCACACTTTTGCATTTGCTCGGCGGATTGGACCGGCCGGATTCCGGCGAAATTCTATTTGAAGGGCGCGACATTCTGCAGTATTCGCCGGTTCAATTGGCTCACTTTCGTAACCAGAAAGTAGGTTTTGTTTTTCAGATGCATCACTTGCTGCCGGAGTTCGACACGCTGGAAAACACGATGATGCCCTATCTTCTGAAGAGGTATGACCGCGCGGAAGCAGCGGTGCGAGCAAAAAAGATTCTTGCTGAAGTGGGCCTCTCAGATAGATTGGACCATAGACCAGGGCAGCTTTCCGGTGGAGAACAACAGCGTGTTGCTGTCGCCCGCGCGCTGATTCAAGATCCGGTTCTGATTCTTGCTGATGAACCCACGGGGAATCTGGATGAAAATACGGCCGCTTCCATCTTTCAACTTTTTCGCGATCTGCATGGCCGCCGCCAGCTTGCTTTTGTGATCGCAACGCACAATCCGGATCTCGCGGCAGTCTGCGATGAAACTTTCATCCTCCACGAAGGCAAACTCCAAAAAAAAATTTAA
- a CDS encoding lipoprotein-releasing ABC transporter permease subunit codes for MRFELSIALRYLKARRKQAFLSVVSFIAVLGFVLGVMALIVALALMTGFQEDIQSKILGASAHIMVYSANSRGLNDWHNTMNVVSSDPSVLSVSPVVYGKVMIYSSAGANGIIVKGIDPGQEGKVTELAAKIDRKVLSELKNPGQERDGIVLGADLAASLRVHRGDLVTLVSPDSMLSPLGMMPKFKKFRVLGEFNSGLYEYDTSWALVGMQTAQRLFSLSNAVSLIEARINDIYRAEEIANRLQKTLGNRFVVNNWIRQNQSLFSAMKLEKIMLFITIGLIVLVASFNVISTLVMMVLDKTSDIAILMAMGCTSRQIMRIFMLQGILIGVAGTIVGALLGVVGSWVMDHYRVIQLPLDVYFIPYLPFRVRPVDFVLITVTAVAISFVSTLYPALRASRINPAEALRYE; via the coding sequence ATGCGATTTGAACTCTCCATTGCGTTGCGGTATTTAAAGGCCCGTCGGAAACAGGCCTTTCTATCGGTCGTTTCTTTCATCGCTGTTCTCGGTTTCGTTCTGGGAGTGATGGCGTTGATTGTCGCTCTTGCTTTGATGACCGGCTTTCAAGAGGACATCCAGTCCAAGATTCTGGGAGCCAGCGCTCACATTATGGTCTATTCGGCAAATTCCAGAGGCTTAAACGACTGGCATAATACTATGAATGTAGTATCCTCCGATCCGTCGGTGCTGTCCGTTTCTCCGGTCGTTTATGGAAAAGTTATGATCTACAGCTCGGCTGGCGCCAACGGAATCATCGTCAAGGGAATTGATCCGGGACAGGAGGGAAAAGTCACTGAGCTGGCGGCCAAGATCGATCGAAAGGTGCTGTCTGAACTAAAAAATCCCGGGCAGGAAAGGGATGGAATCGTGCTGGGCGCGGACCTTGCCGCAAGCCTGCGTGTGCATCGCGGCGATCTCGTAACGCTTGTATCTCCCGACAGCATGCTCTCCCCTTTGGGGATGATGCCGAAATTCAAAAAGTTTCGAGTTCTTGGCGAATTCAACTCAGGGCTCTACGAATACGACACGAGCTGGGCGCTTGTGGGGATGCAGACCGCGCAGCGGCTGTTTTCGCTGAGTAATGCCGTCAGTTTAATAGAAGCGCGGATCAACGATATTTATCGGGCGGAAGAAATTGCGAACCGGCTTCAAAAAACACTCGGGAACCGGTTTGTGGTCAACAACTGGATCCGCCAGAATCAGTCACTTTTTTCCGCGATGAAACTGGAAAAAATCATGCTCTTCATCACCATCGGATTGATCGTGCTGGTTGCGTCCTTCAACGTGATCTCAACACTTGTGATGATGGTGCTGGATAAGACCAGTGACATTGCAATTCTCATGGCTATGGGATGCACTTCGCGCCAGATCATGCGCATTTTTATGCTGCAGGGGATTTTGATCGGTGTGGCAGGAACCATTGTAGGAGCTTTGCTTGGCGTTGTTGGTTCCTGGGTAATGGATCATTATCGCGTGATCCAATTGCCTCTGGACGTGTACTTCATTCCGTATCTGCCTTTTCGGGTTCGACCCGTTGATTTTGTTCTCATCACGGTGACTGCTGTGGCCATCAGTTTTGTTTCCACTCTCTATCCTGCCTTGCGGGCCTCGCGCATCAATCCCGCGGAAGCGTTGCGTTATGAGTAA
- the lysS gene encoding lysine--tRNA ligase, with the protein MSTEEEYIQQRRLKLDKLRELGIDVYPRRFDFTHSITDIVSELKDVPAEELENKHRHEAVAGRIVALRGFGKACFLSLQQDGACLQVYLRKDVLGDQFAIFECLDLGDFIGVEGELFRTRTGELTVKAEKLHFLSKALRPLPEKWHGLQDVELRYRQRYLDLISNPEVRRIFVVRSKIIAEMRKYFDAHNFIEVETPMMQVLAGGALARPFKTHHNALDMDLYMRIAPELYLKRLTVGGLDRVYEINRNFRNEGISTMHNPEFTMLEFYIAYYDYQALMQLTEDLLCTVARNVLGKEELEYNGKTMALARPWKRLPMKKALIEMGGLTEGQLQDEEFLRNLAFERKIKDAGKLSRAKLIGELFEELVEPQLDGPVFITDHPRELSPLSKSKPDDPEVVERFELYLAGMEIANAYSELNDPSEQKSRFEDQLQALQAGDLEAHGMDEDYVTALEHGMPPTAGEGIGIDRLTMLFTNSPSIRDVILFPLLKPKT; encoded by the coding sequence ATGAGTACAGAAGAAGAATATATACAGCAGCGGCGTCTGAAACTGGACAAACTTCGAGAGCTCGGTATCGATGTGTATCCGCGCCGATTTGATTTTACGCATAGTATTACAGATATAGTAAGCGAGCTGAAGGATGTTCCGGCAGAAGAGCTGGAGAACAAGCATCGCCACGAAGCTGTGGCAGGGCGGATTGTGGCTCTGCGGGGTTTTGGCAAGGCCTGTTTTTTGAGTTTACAACAGGATGGAGCGTGTTTGCAGGTGTATCTGCGAAAGGACGTACTGGGAGACCAGTTTGCGATTTTCGAGTGTCTCGATCTTGGCGATTTTATCGGCGTGGAGGGGGAACTGTTTCGTACCAGGACCGGTGAATTGACGGTGAAAGCCGAGAAATTGCATTTTCTTTCCAAGGCCTTGCGCCCCCTTCCCGAGAAATGGCATGGCCTGCAGGATGTCGAGCTTCGCTATCGCCAGCGCTACCTGGATCTGATCTCCAATCCGGAGGTCCGGCGCATCTTTGTAGTGCGTAGCAAAATCATAGCGGAGATGCGCAAATATTTTGACGCCCACAATTTTATTGAAGTAGAGACTCCGATGATGCAGGTTTTGGCGGGAGGCGCGCTGGCGCGGCCCTTTAAGACACATCACAATGCGCTGGACATGGACCTTTACATGCGGATTGCGCCCGAACTCTATCTCAAACGGTTAACAGTGGGCGGCCTGGATCGTGTTTATGAAATCAACAGGAACTTTCGCAATGAAGGCATTTCCACAATGCACAATCCGGAATTTACGATGCTCGAGTTTTATATTGCTTACTATGACTACCAGGCATTGATGCAACTTACCGAAGACTTGCTGTGTACTGTTGCGAGAAACGTTCTTGGAAAAGAGGAGCTGGAATATAACGGTAAAACAATGGCACTCGCGAGACCCTGGAAAAGACTACCGATGAAGAAGGCGCTCATCGAGATGGGAGGATTGACAGAAGGGCAGCTTCAAGACGAAGAGTTTTTGCGAAATCTGGCTTTCGAACGAAAAATCAAAGATGCCGGAAAACTTTCGCGCGCCAAATTGATCGGAGAACTCTTTGAAGAGCTGGTGGAGCCACAGCTGGATGGTCCCGTATTCATCACGGATCATCCGCGCGAACTCTCTCCATTGTCCAAGTCAAAACCAGACGATCCGGAAGTCGTGGAACGCTTCGAGTTGTATCTTGCAGGGATGGAAATCGCGAATGCTTACAGCGAATTGAATGATCCTTCGGAGCAAAAAAGCCGTTTTGAAGATCAGCTTCAGGCGCTCCAGGCCGGCGATCTGGAGGCGCACGGTATGGATGAAGACTACGTGACTGCGCTCGAACATGGAATGCCTCCCACCGCTGGCGAGGGAATCGGTATCGACCGCTTGACCATGTTGTTTACAAATTCTCCGTCGATCCGCGATGTCATTCTCTTCCCCCTTCTCAAACCAAAAACATGA